In a single window of the Euwallacea fornicatus isolate EFF26 chromosome 5, ASM4011564v1, whole genome shotgun sequence genome:
- the fz2 gene encoding frizzled-2, protein MATSLLICYLAAFLVSPLVASVISSLDGEGKCEEITIPMCLGIGYNMTRMPNELNHESQDEAGLEVHQFWPLVEIKCSPDLKFFLCSMYAPICLPEYSKPLPPCRDLCRRAREGCEPIMTQYGFQWPERMECDQFPRQGGEILCMDQPTHNTSSTPRPGGRKPLKPCKPGSKNCENPQGGTAKTKGSTPNECSCQCQTPLVSLGTETNPSLRGDRNVAGVPNCAFPCKEPFFTPEEKEFASIWISLWSGLCAVSTLMTLITFFIETERFKYPERPIVFLSACYFLVSVGYLTRVGFGHEVVACEGASIRYSSTGPSWCTMVFLLVYFFGMASSIWWVILSLTWFLAAGLKWGNEAIASYAQCFHIVAWLIPTLQTLGVLLSGAVDGDPVSGVCYVGNMNTENLQTFVLGPLVIYLILGTSFLLAGFVSLFRIRNVIKKQGGAGAGSKADKLEKLMIRIGIFSVLYTVPATIVIGCHLYENAFHAEWLKSLACSCSNVPKPKPLYSVLMLKYFMALAVGITSGVWIWSGKTLDSWRRLWKRLFGRPDLSGANAVLIKNRTGKPPPPQYLIAGPGSASLLGPTGSVASASQHHLHHHVLKQPPLSHV, encoded by the exons ATGGCGACGTCGCTTTTAATCTGCTACTTGGCAGCTTTTCTGGTATCCCCCCTTGTGGCCTCCGTGATTTCCTCCTTGGACGGCGAGGGCAAGTGCGAGGAAATCACTATCCCCATGTGCCTGGGCATCGGATACAACATGACCCGTATGCCCAATGAACTGAACCACGAATCTCAAGACGAAGCGGGGTTGGAAGTGCATCAATTCTGGCCCCTGGTGGAAATCAAGTGCTCGCCGGACCTCAAGTTTTTCCTCTGCTCCATGTACGCCCCCATATGTCTCCCGGAATATTCGAAGCCGTTGCCCCCATGTAGGGATCTGTGTCGTAGAGCTAGGGAGGGGTGTGAGCCCATAATGACTCAATATGGGTTCCAATGGCCCGAACGCATGGAGTGCGACCAATTTCCTAGGCAGGGGGGCGAGATTTTGTGCATGGATCAACCGACACACAATACCTCCTCTACTCCTAGACCGGGAGGTAGGAAGCCGTTGAAACCGTGCAAACCCGGGTCAAAAAACTGCGAAAATCCCCAAGGAGGCACCGCAAAAACAAAAGGAAGCACGCCAAACGAGTGCAG CTGCCAATGTCAAACACCACTAGTCTCCCTGGGGACCGAAACGAATCCGAGCCTACGCGGCGACCGAAACGTGGCCGGCGTCCCAAATTGTGCCTTCCCTTGCAAGGAACCGTTCTTCACCCCGGAGGAGAAGGAGTTCGCCTCGATTTGGATCAGTCTATGGTCGGGACTCTGCGCCGTTTCTACGCTGATGACACTTATCACCTTTTTCATCGAAACCGAACGGTTCAAATACCCTGAGAGACCCATCGTCTTCCTCTCTGCGTGTTATTTCCTCGTATCGGTGGGGTACCTTACGCGAGTGGGTTTCGGACACGAGGTGGTGGCCTGCGAGGGTGCAAGCATCAGATATTCTTCGACCGGACCCAGTTGGTGCACCATGGTGTTTCTGTTGGTCTACTTTTTCGGCATGGCTTCCTCAATTTGGTGGGTGATCTTGTCGCTCACGTGGTTCCTCGCTGCTGGCTTGAAGTGGGGCAATGAGGCGATCGCCAGTTATGCGCAGTGTTTCCATATAGTGGCCTGGCTGATCCCCACTTTACAGACTTTAGGGGTGCTACTGAGCGGAGCTGTGGACGGAGATCCAGTGTCTGGAGTGTGTTATGTGGGCAACATGAACACTGAGAATTTACAAACATTTGTCCTGGGCCCTTTGGTGATTTATTTGATCTTGGGTACAAGCTTTTTGCTAGCAGGCTTCGTGTCGCTGTTCCGGATCCGAAATGTTATAAAGAAGCAAGGGGGCGCGGGGGCTGGATCCAAAGCGGACAAACTGGAGAAACTGATGATTCGCATAGGAATTTTTAGTGTTCTATACACGGTGCCTGCTACTATAGTGATCGGATGTCATCTCTACGAAAACGCCTTTCACGCAGAGTGGTTGAAATCTCTCGCCTGCTCCTGCTCCAACGTCCCTAAACCTAAACCCTTATACTCGGTTTTAATGCTCAAATATTTCATGGCCCTGGCAGTGGGCATCACCAGTGGCGTCTGGATTTGGTCGGGAAAGACACTAGACTCATGGAGAAGACTCTGGAAACGTCTATTTGGTCGGCCGGACTTGTCAGGGGCGAATGCAGTGCTTATCAAAAACCGCACAGGCAAACCCCCGCCCCCTCAATATCTGATAGCCGGCCCTGGTAGTGCCTCTCTACTAGGCCCCACGGGTAGCGTTGCTTCAGCTAGCCAACACCATCTGCACCACCACGTCCTCAAACAGCCGCCCTTGAGCCACGTATGA
- the LOC136339519 gene encoding uncharacterized protein, with protein sequence MKRSQALTLLLLLFSLGSCGRSQRFCNPGAVQDITLDKRNSLHWSTVINPRNCSLSAYIIDIFDSEFNTQLQLQAATTVSKFDVGFLDMCKSYTFQIRAITSERVLGPSARVKATTKPSADMDLRIDYTRITSNATELNIAWQISNSTYSRCVSSYRVIYWDGDDTPVDVYVSGGNFQLPNPVPCMAYKVQVNAIASSDFEGPMKETTVTVAPVVPSAPKLLEMITTSTAVNLVWKVPAYTENRCNLTELDVVTIGEGVTKKIVTISDSPARPLLKVTVKGLSPDNVYQSFVSLWNTAGSSKNVTVSYQASDGFLLKYSAE encoded by the exons ATGAAGCGTTCGCAGGCCTTGACTCTGCTCTTGTTGCTTTTCAGTTTAGGCAGTTGTGGCAGATCTCAACGGTTCTGCA ATCCTGGTGCCGTACAAGACATCACCTTGGACAAAAGAAATTCCCTGCATTGGTCCACAGTGATCAACCCCCGCAATTGCTCACTTTCTGCCTATATCATCGACATCTTCGACTCGGaattcaacacacaactgcAGTTGCAGGCGGCAACAAcagtttcaaaattcgatGTAGGGTTTCTGGATATGTGCAAAAGCTATACATTCCAAATTCGTGCAATCACCAGTGAACGCGTCCTGGGACCCTCTGCCCGGGTCAAAGCCACCACGAAACCCTCTGCAG ACATGGACCTGAGGATCGACTACACGCGCATCACCAGCAACGCCACAGAGCTGAATATCGCCTGGCAAATTTCTAACTCTACTTATTCCAGATGTGTCTCCTCCTATAGGGTGATCTACTGGGACGGAGACGATACCCCAGTAGATGTCTACGTATCTGGAGGCAACTTTCAGCTGCCCAATCCAGTCCCCTGCATGGCCTATAAGGTGCAAGTGAACGCTATCGCTAGTTCTGACTTTGAGGGGCCCATGAAGGAGACAACTGTGACGGTGGCCCCCGTTG tCCCAAGCGCTCCCAAGCTGTTAGAAATGATAACAACCTCCACTGCGGTAAATTTGGTCTGGAAGGTACCTGCGTATACCGAGAACCGCTGTAACCTGACTGAATTGGATGTGGTGACCATTG gaGAAGGcgttactaaaaaaattgtaacaatATCGGACAGTCCTGCTAGGCCGCTGCTCAAGGTGACAGTAAAAGGTCTCTCCCCCGATAACGTGTATCAAAGCTTCGTCTCCTTGTGGAATACTGCGGGCTCCTCCAAGAACGTCACTGTTTCCTACCAAGCATCCGACGGGTTTCTCTTGAAATATAGCGCCGAATAG
- the LOC136339520 gene encoding titin-like has product MCLLLTTAGLLLAFSLGSANAVCQPGIVGNITYNFNNTLVWKTPANPNNCTITSYVVFVTDNEDNTKYQFETNGTILNYTFSNFLEICKSYTFEVHALTKEYVLGPSELYNATIVPMQNLNLTLSALNVTTNASNNEVNLTWYLLDTQTSKCISYYRVVYWDKKNTPKDNYVHNTSFSLKNDIPCKNYTVQVNAIVTNPIMDGPISECTVQIPQKAPANPSLSSIATSNTTVQMVWKVQPLAENCCNLTALNIYTLGVPANISHVVVPIVDSDPRPNVNFTLTGLDRAHVYTSLVNVQNHAGTSENVTVVFQTGN; this is encoded by the exons ATGTGCCTCCTATTAACAACTGCAGGTCTGCTTTTGGCCTTCTCCCTAGGCTCCGCCAATGCGGTTTGCC AACCTGGGATTGTCGGCAACATAACTTACAACTTCAACAATACACTGGTATGGAAAACTCCTGCCAATCCTAATAACTGCACAATAACATCCTACGTCGTCTTTGTCACTGACAACGAAGATAACACTAAATATCAATTTGAAACGAATGGAACCATCTTAAACTACACCTTCTCCAACTTTCTGGAAATTTGCAAGAGCTACACATTTGAGGTGCACGCTCTTACCAAGGAGTATGTTCTAGGGCCGTCGGAACTTTATAATGCAACAATTGTTCCTATGCAAA ATTTAAATCTGACTTTGTCTGCCCTTAATGTGACTACCAATGCCTCAAACAATGAAGTCAACTTAACATGGTACCTACTCGACACTCAGACCTCAAAATGTATCTCGTACTACAGGGTAGTTTATtgggataaaaaaaacaccccCAAGGACAACTACGTGCATAACACCTCCTTTTCGTTGAAGAACGATATTCCTTGTAAGAACTACACTGTGCAAGTGAACGCTATTGTCACTAATCCTATTATGGACGGGCCTATCTCTGAGTGTACGGTGCAGATCCCTCAGAAAG CCCCAGCGAATCCAAGCTTGAGCTCCATTGCTACGTCTAACACCACAGTGCAGATGGTTTGGAAGGTGCAACCGCTTGCTGAGAACTGCTGTAACTTGACTGCTTTGAATATCTACACCCTAG GTGTGCCCGCCAACATCTCCCACGTCGTAGTACCCATAGTGGACAGTGATCCAAGGCCCAATGTCAACTTCACCTTGACAGGGCTAGACAGGGCCCACGTTTATACCAGTTTGGTCAATGTGCAGAACCACGCCGGCACGTCTGAAAACGTAACTGTAGTGTTCCAAACCGGAAATTGA